From the Maioricimonas rarisocia genome, one window contains:
- a CDS encoding histidine kinase dimerization/phospho-acceptor domain-containing protein: MSQSVTRLSLQGSDPVPPDESVAHRIRHSLFTIRTAVELVRDRYVRPGEGEHLFEIIEREQQQLSRIVEQLVRRQRRSM, encoded by the coding sequence ATGTCTCAGAGCGTGACGCGATTGAGCCTTCAGGGAAGTGATCCGGTGCCGCCCGACGAAAGCGTCGCGCACAGGATCCGACACTCCCTTTTCACGATTCGAACGGCGGTCGAACTGGTACGCGACCGGTACGTCCGCCCTGGCGAGGGAGAGCACCTCTTCGAGATCATCGAACGGGAACAGCAGCAGTTGTCCCGGATCGTCGAGCAACTCGTCCGACGACAACGGCGGTCCATGTGA
- a CDS encoding DoxX family protein: protein MNRPIVNGMGLLLIRGIVGIVLMMHGSQKLFGAFGGPGLEGFAGFLESIAVPLPMVSAILAACAEFFGGLALVLGLLTRIVAIPVAFTMFVAIVKVHNEAFFIKESGMEYALTLGLVVVGLALTGPGCLSIDHLIFGRRTSTSEGAVQG from the coding sequence ATGAATCGCCCGATTGTGAACGGGATGGGACTGCTGCTGATTCGCGGCATCGTGGGCATTGTCCTCATGATGCACGGAAGCCAGAAACTGTTCGGAGCCTTTGGCGGCCCCGGGCTCGAGGGGTTTGCCGGTTTTCTCGAGTCCATTGCCGTCCCGCTGCCGATGGTCAGCGCGATCCTGGCGGCCTGCGCCGAGTTCTTTGGCGGGTTGGCACTGGTGTTGGGGCTGCTGACACGGATTGTCGCCATCCCGGTGGCATTCACGATGTTCGTCGCGATCGTCAAGGTTCACAACGAGGCATTCTTTATCAAGGAGAGCGGGATGGAGTACGCCCTGACGCTCGGTCTGGTCGTCGTCGGGCTGGCACTGACCGGCCCCGGCTGTCTGTCGATCGACCACCTGATCTTCGGTCGTCGAACCAGCACCAGCGAAGGGGCGGTACAGGGATGA
- a CDS encoding MarR family winged helix-turn-helix transcriptional regulator, giving the protein MSETNLQTEVRKRHPFDSLEQEAQLNILRTNNLLMIRLERLFREHGISHAQYNILRILRGNRDGLSSHEIGQQMVTRVPDMTRLIDRLVKADLVERARSTTDRRVVCTQITKRGLQLLSTLDEPVLDAHRANLGHLSPEELQQINALMVRARAGVVDAD; this is encoded by the coding sequence ATGTCGGAAACGAATCTGCAAACGGAAGTTCGCAAACGCCATCCGTTCGATTCGCTCGAACAGGAGGCGCAACTGAACATCCTTCGCACGAACAATCTGCTGATGATCCGGCTCGAGCGGCTGTTTCGCGAGCACGGGATTTCGCACGCTCAGTACAACATTCTGCGGATTCTGCGCGGCAACCGGGACGGTCTCTCCTCGCATGAGATCGGCCAGCAGATGGTCACGCGCGTTCCGGATATGACGCGGCTGATCGATCGTCTGGTCAAGGCGGACCTGGTCGAGCGGGCCCGGTCGACCACGGATCGTCGCGTCGTGTGCACGCAGATCACGAAGAGAGGGCTGCAGCTTCTCAGCACTCTGGATGAGCCTGTTCTGGATGCCCACCGGGCGAATCTGGGACATCTCAGCCCCGAGGAGCTGCAACAGATCAACGCGCTCATGGTGCGGGCCCGCGCCGGTGTCGTCGACGCGGACTGA
- a CDS encoding tRNA-binding protein, whose product MKTISWDEFEQVELRVGTIVDVSDFPEARKPAWKITADFGDEFGTRVSSAQITDLYTKEDLLGRQIVGVINFPPKQIGPVRSEFLVTGFYRPDGAVVLAVPEREVPNGAKLA is encoded by the coding sequence ATGAAGACCATCAGCTGGGACGAGTTTGAGCAGGTCGAACTGCGAGTCGGCACGATCGTGGACGTCAGCGATTTTCCCGAAGCACGCAAGCCGGCCTGGAAGATCACTGCGGACTTCGGTGACGAGTTCGGCACCCGCGTCTCGAGTGCCCAAATCACCGACCTGTATACGAAGGAGGACCTGCTCGGTCGCCAGATCGTCGGCGTGATCAATTTCCCTCCGAAGCAGATTGGCCCGGTCCGCTCGGAGTTTCTGGTCACCGGCTTCTATCGTCCCGACGGGGCCGTTGTGCTGGCCGTTCCGGAGCGGGAGGTTCCCAACGGAGCGAAACTCGCCTGA
- a CDS encoding redoxin domain-containing protein — translation MCSRNAGQLTAGLEHPQFLFGGRRLVALLLLLALGLFGGRANAADDNSPIGRRIDNFELPDSLGALHTLEQYHDRSLVVVAFVGVECPIARLYAPRLEQIARDYADRGVTVLAIDSNRQDSLTDLQGYVNRHGISFPVLRDSGNRIADQFGALRTIETYVLDQQRTIRYHGRIDDQYGVGYSRSEPTRNDLREALDELLTDQPVSVPQTKVVGCFIGRVRKPQADASVTYSRDVASVLNRHCVECHREGEIAPFALSSFDDAVGWGETIAEVIREQRMPPWHANPAHGEFANSRLMSDEEKQTIYDWVEAGMPEGDPAVLPSLPQFVEGWQLPRRPDQVVAMRSKPFDVPAEGTIEYQYFAVDPGFTEDRWIAGAEVVPGNRNVVHHAIVFFSPPNGRGPQGLGWISAYVPGFRPPEPVTGLARRVPAGSKLIFQMHYTPNGSPQQDVTKIGLLFADPETVTEELVTQVAVDPKFEIPPHAEEYRISTTRRHWPKGSRLLALTPHMHLRGRSFRFVGHFPDGRDEILLDVPHYDFNWQHTYQLAEPLNLPEGFSIECIATYDNSGNNPVNPDPSAAVTWGDQSWEEMMIAFFEVAIPRGSLVAKQRSRTVSAEVRGKAEKAADEMFRRFDLDGDGRIARGEVPPAFGAFGFGRFDANGDRWLTREEVLQEALRSIDR, via the coding sequence ATGTGCAGCCGCAATGCGGGCCAACTGACGGCTGGTCTGGAACATCCACAGTTTCTGTTCGGAGGCCGCCGCCTGGTGGCGCTGCTGCTCCTGCTGGCCTTGGGTTTGTTCGGTGGTCGGGCGAACGCTGCGGACGACAACAGTCCGATCGGACGTCGCATCGACAATTTCGAACTCCCCGATTCGCTCGGAGCGCTGCACACGCTCGAACAGTACCACGACCGTTCACTGGTCGTCGTCGCTTTTGTCGGGGTCGAATGTCCGATCGCAAGGTTGTACGCCCCTCGGCTGGAGCAGATCGCACGGGACTATGCGGATCGCGGTGTGACCGTCCTCGCCATCGATTCCAATCGGCAGGACTCACTGACGGATCTGCAGGGATACGTGAATCGGCATGGCATCTCCTTTCCGGTTCTTCGGGACAGCGGAAACAGGATTGCTGACCAGTTCGGTGCCCTCCGCACGATCGAGACGTACGTGCTCGATCAGCAGCGGACGATCCGGTATCACGGTCGGATCGACGACCAGTATGGAGTGGGATACAGCCGCTCGGAGCCCACGCGCAACGACCTGCGGGAAGCACTTGACGAACTGCTCACGGACCAGCCGGTCAGCGTTCCGCAGACGAAAGTCGTGGGTTGTTTTATCGGCCGGGTCCGGAAGCCTCAGGCGGATGCCTCGGTCACTTACTCACGCGATGTTGCCTCCGTCCTGAACCGTCACTGCGTGGAATGTCACCGGGAGGGCGAGATCGCCCCCTTCGCGCTCAGCAGCTTCGACGACGCCGTCGGCTGGGGCGAAACGATCGCCGAAGTCATCCGGGAGCAGCGGATGCCCCCCTGGCACGCGAATCCGGCTCACGGAGAGTTCGCCAACTCCCGCCTGATGTCTGACGAAGAGAAGCAGACGATCTACGACTGGGTCGAAGCCGGCATGCCCGAGGGGGATCCTGCCGTTCTGCCCTCGCTGCCGCAGTTCGTCGAAGGCTGGCAACTCCCAAGACGGCCGGACCAGGTCGTGGCCATGCGCAGCAAACCGTTCGACGTGCCGGCGGAAGGAACGATCGAGTATCAGTACTTCGCCGTCGATCCCGGCTTCACCGAAGACCGTTGGATTGCGGGTGCTGAAGTCGTGCCGGGCAACCGCAACGTCGTCCACCACGCGATCGTCTTTTTCAGTCCTCCGAACGGCCGGGGCCCGCAGGGGCTGGGCTGGATCAGTGCTTACGTCCCGGGCTTCCGTCCTCCGGAGCCTGTCACGGGCCTGGCCCGCCGCGTACCGGCCGGCTCGAAGCTCATCTTTCAGATGCACTACACGCCGAACGGCTCTCCCCAGCAGGACGTGACAAAGATCGGCCTGCTGTTCGCCGATCCCGAGACCGTCACGGAAGAACTCGTCACGCAGGTCGCGGTCGATCCGAAGTTCGAGATCCCGCCGCACGCGGAGGAGTATCGCATCAGCACCACGCGGCGGCATTGGCCGAAGGGTAGCCGGCTGCTCGCTCTGACGCCCCACATGCACCTGCGCGGCCGCTCGTTTCGCTTTGTCGGTCACTTTCCGGACGGACGGGACGAGATCCTGCTCGATGTACCGCACTACGACTTCAACTGGCAACACACTTACCAGCTTGCAGAACCGCTGAACCTGCCGGAGGGATTCAGCATCGAGTGCATCGCCACGTACGACAATTCGGGCAACAACCCGGTGAATCCGGATCCGTCTGCCGCAGTCACCTGGGGCGACCAGAGCTGGGAAGAAATGATGATCGCCTTCTTCGAAGTGGCGATCCCGCGCGGCTCGTTGGTCGCGAAACAACGGAGCCGAACTGTTTCTGCAGAAGTTCGTGGCAAGGCGGAGAAGGCTGCCGACGAGATGTTCCGCCGCTTTGACCTGGACGGGGACGGCCGAATCGCGCGGGGCGAAGTTCCGCCGGCGTTCGGCGCCTTCGGCTTTGGGCGGTTCGATGCGAACGGCGACCGCTGGCTGACACGCGAAGAGGTCCTGCAGGAAGCGCTCCGCTCAATCGATCGCTGA
- a CDS encoding efflux RND transporter permease subunit has protein sequence MSWIAACMVRYRLVVGAAMLVVTGLATWGYLPDPAPVRATRDNASDSSNERTPLQPERVTTSDLVSNRFDLAQSESFLVVECDDFFRPDSVRALRATVDAVEALPIVDTVFWLDRIPLINVFGFADPLLPETDASPETFAEARQRILEHPLIRGQLISPDGKTMMMPVVYDWLYVGSDEDLIAPVVATARQAFEEALAASDADDPPSFRIRLTGYVPLYVAQKSAFDRNQTTFRIIAYSLVLILAVIMFRGLSAVLLVAGAPALGMYWTFGLLELFDVRVNDLANVVMPILVTMIGLTDGIHLMVHIRRKRAEGDTPLEAAEHAIDTIGTACWLTSLTTAIGFVSLMLAHSRFVRDFGRDCAIGVLITFVAVVTFIPLLSTTRLARNVHHGHERDFIRGGLRRTTWIVDALITHRFAVSTAFAVITALFGWWSLSLKADDRLSDALPDSSEAYQALAHSDEAFGGIEFVQTVIRWPEEVEADSPRILAAVREVERMIDEEPLLSHPLSIDNLLSPLPGDPNDLETRMTFLSLLPQDLRGFFFQPEHRRTIIVSRVQDRGIAQYAPVFDRLEQRLSQLDGDLDGFLGWLEGAPLSRSRNLYQIVVDLTRSLGTASIIIFFVLFIVYRSLRIGLVSLIPNIFPLVVTAMVLVVTGQSLDMSSVCAFVVCLGIAVDDTIHFLTRYRAEVAVDGDVRAAIRRTFLGVGTALVMTTVILVCGFATVIFSDLRAHRTFAVMACSTIAAALVGDMLALPALLATFARPPKAPVASVEPDTPPDAQPEQAIPESSGTPAS, from the coding sequence ATGAGTTGGATTGCTGCTTGCATGGTCCGCTATCGGCTGGTTGTCGGTGCAGCGATGCTGGTCGTGACCGGCCTGGCCACCTGGGGCTACCTTCCCGACCCGGCTCCGGTGAGGGCCACTCGGGACAATGCGTCCGATTCGTCAAATGAACGCACACCTCTGCAACCGGAACGTGTCACCACATCGGACCTGGTCTCCAACCGGTTCGATCTGGCGCAGAGCGAATCGTTTCTCGTCGTCGAATGCGACGACTTCTTTCGTCCCGACTCGGTTCGCGCCTTGCGTGCGACCGTGGATGCCGTCGAAGCACTCCCCATCGTCGACACGGTGTTCTGGCTCGACCGGATTCCGTTGATCAACGTATTCGGCTTTGCAGACCCGCTGCTCCCCGAAACCGATGCGTCGCCGGAGACGTTCGCCGAAGCACGCCAGCGCATCCTCGAGCATCCGCTCATCCGCGGGCAACTGATCTCGCCCGACGGAAAGACGATGATGATGCCCGTCGTCTACGACTGGCTGTACGTCGGCAGCGACGAGGACCTGATTGCCCCCGTCGTCGCAACGGCCCGACAGGCATTCGAGGAAGCACTCGCGGCGAGCGACGCCGACGACCCTCCCTCGTTCCGCATCCGGCTGACCGGCTACGTGCCCCTGTACGTCGCCCAGAAATCTGCCTTCGATCGCAATCAGACGACGTTTCGGATCATCGCCTACTCGCTCGTCCTGATCCTGGCGGTCATCATGTTCCGCGGACTTTCCGCCGTCCTGCTCGTCGCCGGTGCCCCTGCCTTGGGTATGTACTGGACGTTCGGTCTGCTGGAACTGTTCGACGTGCGGGTGAACGACCTGGCGAATGTCGTGATGCCAATTCTGGTCACGATGATCGGGCTCACGGACGGCATTCACCTGATGGTGCACATCCGGAGAAAACGGGCGGAAGGTGATACCCCACTCGAAGCGGCCGAACATGCCATCGACACGATCGGAACCGCCTGCTGGCTGACTTCTCTGACGACGGCGATCGGGTTCGTCTCGCTCATGCTGGCTCATTCCCGCTTCGTTCGCGACTTCGGCCGGGATTGCGCCATCGGCGTTCTGATCACATTCGTGGCAGTGGTCACGTTCATTCCTCTTCTGTCGACGACGCGTCTGGCACGCAACGTCCACCATGGACACGAACGGGACTTCATCCGCGGCGGCTTGCGCCGGACGACGTGGATCGTCGATGCCCTCATCACCCACCGCTTCGCCGTCAGCACGGCGTTCGCGGTCATCACGGCCCTGTTCGGCTGGTGGTCGCTGTCGCTGAAGGCGGACGACAGATTGTCAGACGCGCTGCCGGATTCCTCCGAAGCGTACCAGGCCCTCGCCCACAGCGATGAGGCATTCGGCGGAATCGAATTCGTCCAGACGGTGATCCGCTGGCCCGAGGAGGTCGAAGCCGACTCCCCCCGGATCCTCGCCGCCGTGCGCGAAGTGGAACGGATGATTGACGAGGAACCGCTGCTGAGCCATCCGCTCTCGATCGACAACCTGCTCTCTCCGCTGCCCGGCGACCCGAACGACCTCGAGACCCGCATGACATTTCTGTCGCTGTTGCCGCAGGACCTGCGCGGATTCTTTTTCCAGCCGGAGCATCGCAGAACGATCATCGTATCGCGTGTGCAGGATCGGGGAATCGCCCAGTATGCCCCTGTGTTCGATCGGCTCGAGCAGCGGCTGTCCCAGCTGGACGGCGACCTCGACGGCTTCCTTGGCTGGCTGGAAGGGGCTCCTCTCAGTCGTTCGCGTAACCTGTACCAGATCGTCGTCGACCTGACACGCAGCCTCGGGACCGCCTCGATCATCATCTTCTTCGTCCTGTTCATCGTGTACCGATCCCTGCGCATCGGGCTCGTCTCACTGATCCCGAATATCTTTCCGCTGGTCGTGACGGCCATGGTGCTGGTGGTGACCGGCCAGTCACTCGACATGTCGAGCGTGTGCGCCTTTGTGGTCTGCCTCGGCATCGCTGTCGACGACACGATTCACTTTCTCACCCGCTATCGGGCCGAAGTTGCTGTCGATGGAGACGTACGAGCGGCCATCCGCAGGACGTTTCTCGGAGTGGGCACGGCCCTCGTGATGACGACGGTCATTCTGGTGTGTGGATTCGCGACCGTGATCTTCAGCGACCTGCGGGCGCATCGGACATTTGCCGTGATGGCCTGTTCGACGATCGCCGCGGCCCTCGTCGGAGACATGCTGGCGTTGCCGGCCCTGCTGGCGACGTTTGCCCGTCCTCCGAAAGCGCCTGTGGCGAGCGTGGAGCCCGACACTCCTCCTGACGCGCAACCGGAACAGGCGATCCCGGAATCGTCCGGAACTCCCGCCAGCTGA
- a CDS encoding 3-keto-disaccharide hydrolase, with the protein MLHRVAALLMVLLPLAVLAEEPFAPVQESLPVPAPEGAIVLFDGAGTNHFVSMAGDEIDWPVREGALVSTRGNNRSNHIVSTYHFRDADLHVEFRLPENSKGNSGVYLHGHYELQIFNSHGKDEPGMGDMGAVYAFSKPLVNAARPPGEWQVYDIRYRAPRRDEDGQIVESGRITAWLNGQLVQDKTPVSEPRSNYHPFRYGTTPYLEAIEQQQMQTSVGPVFLQDHDSPVQFRNVWVRPLDDRATFAKPTADARGD; encoded by the coding sequence ATGTTGCATCGCGTGGCCGCCCTGCTGATGGTCCTGCTTCCCCTGGCCGTGCTGGCCGAAGAGCCGTTTGCGCCGGTGCAGGAATCACTCCCTGTTCCCGCTCCCGAGGGGGCGATCGTTCTGTTCGATGGTGCCGGCACGAATCACTTCGTCAGCATGGCCGGCGACGAGATCGACTGGCCCGTTCGGGAGGGAGCACTGGTCTCGACTCGCGGCAACAATCGCAGCAATCACATCGTGTCGACGTACCACTTTCGTGACGCCGACCTGCACGTCGAGTTTCGACTGCCCGAGAACAGCAAGGGGAACAGCGGCGTCTACCTGCACGGACACTACGAACTGCAGATCTTCAACTCGCACGGCAAGGACGAGCCGGGCATGGGGGACATGGGTGCGGTGTACGCCTTTTCGAAACCACTCGTGAACGCTGCCCGACCACCCGGCGAATGGCAGGTGTACGATATCCGCTACCGTGCCCCGCGTCGTGATGAAGACGGCCAGATCGTCGAATCCGGACGCATCACCGCCTGGCTGAACGGACAGCTCGTGCAGGACAAAACGCCTGTCTCAGAGCCGCGATCGAACTACCATCCGTTCCGGTACGGAACGACGCCGTATCTCGAAGCGATCGAACAACAGCAGATGCAAACCTCCGTCGGTCCCGTCTTCCTTCAGGACCACGACAGCCCTGTGCAGTTTCGGAACGTGTGGGTCCGCCCGCTCGACGACAGGGCCACGTTCGCGAAACCGACGGCAGATGCTCGCGGCGACTGA